The following proteins are co-located in the Flectobacillus major DSM 103 genome:
- a CDS encoding beta-N-acetylhexosaminidase, whose protein sequence is MKKVLLMFLSLTCFTNLNAQNRYPIIPLPSHLAPQKGQFKLNAKVGIQDLTHNPITQIALKPLVEKCQLAAGISLKKAPNGASSNIIRITFDKHIDNPEGYLLQVSPTKIEIKAKEPAGVFYAVQSILQLLPPSIEQKEKVVSTRWDIPCVKIEDSPRFGYRGIMLDVSRHYMPFDFLKKYIDELASLKINRFHWHLTDGQAFRFESKKYPLLHTAKSPQWPTNEGYYSQDEMRALVKYAQDRFITIIPEIDVPAHSNAALVAYPQYACQDSTGKQLLYQGEFCPKEESVAFVNDIIDEVISIFPSEYIHIGGDEASKQAWKKCPNCQKRIKERGLKSIEELQSDFVANLEKHINEKGRKMIGWDEILEGGLAPNATVMAWRSLESGVEAAKMKHNAIMSPTSHCYLDYYQSEDPNEPIAFAGFINLPRIYSFEPVPDGLTAEEESYILGPQANLWTEQVPVGSHAEYMTFPRGVALAEVGWSKKEARNYTNFLDRLGSYLTRMDYRQVNYAKHFFEIKTSTTRAADQSIQLALLCDNNNAPIYYTLDGSTPTVQSFRYESPIPIKQNTNIKVATVMKDRIVDEISRTITFNKATGLLMQLTTPPSKRYQRGGIAALTNGMFGGNGRFNDEEWLGWNNQDFEGVLTWPNQQSFSKISLRFFHKPSSWVWIPRLVAVWGSNDGQNFELIHEQNVAVPSQEGVLTLDLNVGQKSFKYLKFKANVYGTIPANYTGAGDPAWLFVDEIVVE, encoded by the coding sequence ATGAAAAAAGTACTTTTAATGTTTTTGAGCCTCACTTGTTTTACAAATCTCAATGCTCAAAATCGCTATCCGATTATTCCTTTACCGAGCCATTTAGCACCACAAAAAGGGCAATTCAAGCTCAATGCAAAGGTAGGAATACAGGATTTGACCCACAACCCTATTACCCAAATCGCCCTCAAACCGCTCGTTGAAAAATGCCAATTGGCGGCTGGAATTTCGTTGAAAAAAGCCCCAAATGGAGCATCTAGCAACATTATTCGGATTACATTCGACAAGCACATTGACAATCCTGAAGGGTATCTACTACAGGTAAGTCCAACCAAAATAGAAATTAAAGCCAAAGAACCTGCGGGGGTATTTTATGCGGTACAAAGTATTTTGCAACTTTTGCCACCGAGTATCGAGCAAAAAGAAAAAGTAGTATCGACCCGTTGGGATATTCCTTGTGTAAAAATTGAGGATTCACCACGCTTTGGTTACAGAGGCATAATGCTCGATGTGTCGCGTCATTATATGCCATTTGATTTTTTGAAGAAATATATCGACGAGTTGGCAAGCCTCAAAATCAACCGTTTTCATTGGCACTTGACCGACGGTCAGGCATTTCGTTTTGAAAGTAAAAAATATCCGCTTTTGCACACCGCCAAGTCGCCACAATGGCCAACCAACGAAGGCTATTATTCGCAAGATGAAATGCGAGCATTGGTTAAATATGCACAAGACCGCTTCATTACTATTATTCCCGAAATAGACGTTCCTGCCCATTCAAATGCGGCCTTGGTAGCCTATCCGCAGTATGCTTGTCAGGATAGTACAGGCAAGCAACTGTTGTATCAAGGCGAATTTTGTCCGAAAGAAGAATCAGTAGCTTTTGTGAACGATATTATCGACGAAGTTATTAGTATTTTTCCAAGTGAATACATCCATATTGGAGGCGACGAAGCCAGTAAGCAAGCTTGGAAAAAATGCCCTAATTGTCAAAAAAGGATCAAGGAAAGAGGCTTGAAAAGTATTGAAGAATTACAGAGTGACTTTGTGGCTAACCTAGAAAAGCACATTAACGAGAAAGGACGTAAAATGATTGGCTGGGACGAAATATTGGAAGGTGGACTTGCTCCTAATGCTACCGTTATGGCGTGGCGAAGCTTGGAAAGTGGCGTTGAAGCTGCCAAAATGAAGCATAATGCCATTATGTCACCTACATCGCATTGTTATTTAGACTATTATCAGTCTGAAGACCCCAACGAACCCATTGCTTTTGCAGGTTTTATCAATCTACCTCGTATTTATAGCTTTGAACCCGTACCCGATGGCCTAACAGCCGAAGAAGAAAGCTATATTTTAGGCCCACAAGCCAACCTTTGGACCGAGCAAGTACCTGTTGGCTCGCATGCCGAATATATGACTTTTCCAAGGGGTGTTGCATTGGCAGAAGTAGGCTGGTCAAAAAAAGAGGCTCGTAATTACACAAATTTCCTCGACCGTTTGGGGAGCTACCTCACCCGCATGGACTACCGACAAGTGAATTATGCCAAGCATTTTTTTGAGATAAAAACCTCGACGACACGAGCAGCCGACCAAAGTATCCAGTTGGCTTTGCTTTGCGACAACAACAATGCTCCTATTTATTATACCCTAGACGGTAGCACACCAACCGTACAATCGTTTCGCTATGAGTCGCCAATTCCTATTAAGCAAAACACCAATATCAAGGTGGCTACCGTAATGAAAGATAGGATTGTCGATGAAATCAGCCGAACAATTACTTTTAATAAAGCTACAGGATTGCTTATGCAACTGACTACACCACCAAGCAAACGTTATCAGCGAGGGGGTATTGCAGCACTTACCAACGGAATGTTTGGGGGCAATGGTCGCTTCAACGACGAAGAGTGGCTTGGCTGGAACAACCAAGATTTTGAAGGAGTACTGACATGGCCTAATCAACAGTCTTTTAGCAAAATATCGCTTCGCTTTTTTCACAAACCCTCAAGCTGGGTGTGGATACCACGTTTGGTAGCCGTTTGGGGCTCGAACGACGGGCAAAACTTTGAACTTATCCACGAACAAAATGTGGCAGTTCCTAGTCAAGAAGGCGTACTAACGCTTGATTTGAATGTTGGGCAAAAGAGCTTTAAATACCTTAAATTTAAGGCCAATGTATACGGAACCATTCCTGCCAATTATACAGGTGCAGGCGACCCTGCATGGTTATTTGTGGATGAAATAGTGGTAGAGTAA
- a CDS encoding peptidase U32 family protein, translated as MTKSTIEIMAPAGSWEAMMAAIKAGANSVYFGVEQLNMRARQTNNFTVDDLPEVARICSEKGVKSYITLNTIIYDHDISLMRRIIDQAKEAGITAVIASDLAVMNYCRKRGMELHISTQSNITNIETVELFADYADVVVLARELTLKQVGDIVKTIRRNQITGPSGRLVEVEIFAHGALCMAVSGKCYLSLHSHNASANRGACIQNCRREYTVIDKEEGIELEIDNEYIMSAKDLCTIDFLDKIVEAGVSVLKIEGRGRAADYVYSTTKCYREAVDAIKTGTYTPDKIAAWQEELTKVYNRGFWDGYYLGRKMGEWSNQYGSVATQKKVYLGKGLKYFEKIGVGEFLLESNEIMLGDKLIITGPTTGYVATTAHEIRIASGISVEKAAKGNTVSIPIQEKIRPSDKLYKIVSAHV; from the coding sequence ATGACAAAATCAACCATCGAAATCATGGCTCCTGCGGGCTCTTGGGAGGCCATGATGGCAGCTATCAAGGCCGGAGCAAATTCTGTATATTTTGGTGTAGAACAATTGAATATGCGAGCCAGACAAACCAATAATTTTACGGTTGATGACCTACCCGAAGTAGCTCGTATTTGCTCAGAAAAGGGGGTGAAAAGCTATATTACCCTCAATACCATTATTTATGACCACGATATATCTTTGATGCGTCGGATTATCGACCAAGCCAAAGAGGCTGGTATTACGGCTGTGATTGCCTCAGATTTGGCGGTGATGAACTATTGTCGTAAAAGGGGTATGGAGTTGCATATTTCTACCCAGTCAAATATTACCAATATAGAAACTGTCGAGCTTTTTGCAGATTATGCCGATGTTGTGGTATTGGCTCGTGAGCTTACCCTCAAACAGGTAGGCGATATAGTTAAAACGATTCGTCGAAATCAAATAACAGGGCCTTCGGGGCGTTTGGTCGAAGTCGAAATTTTTGCTCATGGGGCTTTATGTATGGCGGTTTCGGGCAAATGTTACCTGAGTTTACATTCGCACAACGCTTCGGCTAATCGGGGGGCATGTATCCAGAATTGTCGCCGAGAATATACGGTTATTGATAAAGAGGAGGGAATTGAGCTAGAAATCGACAACGAGTACATTATGTCGGCCAAAGATTTGTGTACCATTGATTTCTTGGATAAGATTGTCGAAGCTGGTGTTAGTGTTCTCAAAATAGAAGGTCGTGGGCGTGCCGCCGACTATGTCTATAGTACAACAAAATGCTATCGTGAGGCCGTAGATGCCATAAAAACAGGTACTTATACACCCGATAAAATAGCAGCCTGGCAAGAAGAACTCACCAAGGTATATAATAGAGGTTTTTGGGATGGGTATTATTTGGGGCGTAAAATGGGTGAATGGAGTAATCAATATGGCTCAGTAGCTACTCAAAAAAAGGTGTATTTGGGCAAGGGGCTAAAGTATTTTGAAAAAATTGGTGTTGGCGAGTTTTTACTAGAAAGCAACGAAATTATGCTGGGCGACAAGCTGATTATAACAGGGCCTACAACGGGTTATGTAGCAACTACAGCTCATGAAATCAGAATAGCGTCGGGGATTTCGGTTGAAAAGGCCGCAAAGGGCAATACCGTGTCGATTCCTATTCAGGAAAAAATTAGGCCCTCTGATAAACTTTATAAAATTGTATCAGCTCATGTTTAA
- a CDS encoding AAA family ATPase has product MIPIKLSLKGLYSYRETQVIDFTQLTEASIFGIFGKVGSGKSSILEAITFALYGDTERMNKSGDDRNYNMMNLRSDELLIDYVCQAGKENNTYRFTVKGRRNSKKFSDVKTFERKSYQWMSEINDWAPIEVEDSAEKIIGLSYENFKRTIIIPQGRFQEFIDLPLSKRAQMMNDIFQLGKYDLAPKVKVLKEQNEKQLENLAGKLTQLGLSTPEQLAQRENELQANLTLVKIKDSALAEKVADEKNLDILAKLFRSLEETTVRLSVLEQQAPHFQDKENRLKQYQACLLHFKPLFSQQQTRLAEKQRDEQVYAHKIQQQAEALTQIQAEESRLLALTPVFNHRENLKKEADELQWVLKWKEYKTQKIALEVRSEKGKKTEELQKQKIQALKNERIVLDESLAKIKKELIDVQRVSLVANWFSQKKQIQHQQTTIIESGKDCKLKIDQFEKQIQDLWLSDELQAVQEQLKTLLTNAEKVAFLHELKADYVSKAELQQQHISYLETQKALQAYAQALIDNEPCPLCGAVHHPAKLTSEEDFTLKIAQEKNLQKQWQQQAEKIEAIKTKCLHWEENIASWVAERTKYLAQYKTVQAQLQEHEQGFVWSDFAKDDEESVQKAFDLAKNQAEQIKQIEESLVSKDQAINLAQVELEEKIIATLQKIALEIASKDTELKTAEQQIKQFALADFEYQTNDAIETQIKNVLLKYEQISKEFETLQVQIQQQRDQQHILQGEITALQKNIAQHQTSLDTLEQQITEQLRASSFLDLAEVQAVLTLNLAVEQEQAAIDTFKLDLNTNRTRLQELKAETQGLRYDESIHTQLQQEIALLGEELNALRKEEGGLRNLVEKLKKDLADQAELLKQKEALELRKADIDTLAKLFKSSGFVSFVSAMYLQNLCNQANVRFSKMTRQQLQLEIYEVRPAEYDFQVRDLLNEGRTRAVKTLSGGQKFQVALSLALALADNIHAQTQSQHNFFFLDEGFGSLDKDALVEVFDTLKSLRKENRIVGVISHVEDLQQEIDRYINVYNDPEQGSVIQVY; this is encoded by the coding sequence ATGATACCTATCAAGTTGTCCCTCAAAGGATTATACTCTTATCGAGAAACGCAGGTTATTGATTTTACCCAACTTACCGAAGCGTCTATTTTCGGTATTTTTGGAAAAGTGGGTTCTGGAAAATCGTCTATTTTAGAGGCTATTACGTTTGCCCTTTATGGCGATACCGAACGCATGAACAAGTCGGGCGACGACCGTAATTATAACATGATGAACCTGCGTTCGGATGAGTTGTTGATAGACTATGTATGTCAGGCTGGAAAAGAAAATAATACTTACCGCTTTACTGTAAAGGGGCGTAGAAATAGCAAGAAGTTTTCGGATGTAAAAACTTTTGAACGTAAATCTTACCAATGGATGTCCGAAATCAACGATTGGGCTCCTATTGAGGTGGAGGATTCGGCCGAAAAAATCATTGGTCTTTCTTACGAAAACTTCAAAAGAACTATTATTATTCCGCAAGGTCGTTTTCAAGAGTTTATTGATTTGCCTTTGTCGAAACGGGCACAAATGATGAACGATATTTTTCAGCTAGGTAAATACGACTTGGCACCAAAAGTAAAAGTACTCAAAGAACAAAATGAAAAACAGTTAGAAAATCTGGCAGGAAAACTCACTCAGTTGGGGCTAAGTACTCCCGAACAACTGGCTCAACGAGAGAATGAGTTGCAGGCTAACTTGACCCTTGTCAAAATCAAGGATAGTGCTTTGGCTGAGAAAGTTGCTGATGAAAAAAACCTTGATATTTTGGCTAAGTTGTTCAGGTCGTTAGAAGAAACCACTGTACGGCTGTCGGTTTTAGAACAACAAGCTCCTCATTTTCAGGATAAAGAAAACCGTTTGAAGCAATACCAAGCTTGTTTGTTGCATTTCAAACCGCTGTTTTCGCAGCAACAAACCCGTTTGGCCGAAAAACAGCGTGACGAGCAGGTATACGCCCACAAAATCCAACAACAGGCTGAGGCATTGACCCAAATTCAGGCTGAAGAAAGTCGTTTGCTGGCTCTTACACCTGTATTTAATCACCGTGAAAACCTGAAAAAAGAGGCTGATGAGTTGCAGTGGGTGCTGAAATGGAAGGAATATAAAACGCAAAAAATAGCCCTTGAAGTTAGAAGTGAAAAGGGTAAAAAAACAGAAGAATTACAAAAACAAAAAATACAAGCCCTTAAAAACGAGCGTATTGTATTAGACGAATCTTTGGCCAAAATTAAAAAAGAGCTGATAGATGTGCAGCGGGTGTCGTTGGTTGCCAATTGGTTTTCGCAAAAAAAACAAATACAGCATCAGCAAACAACTATCATAGAGTCGGGCAAAGATTGCAAGCTGAAAATCGACCAATTTGAAAAACAAATACAGGATTTGTGGCTTTCCGACGAATTACAAGCAGTACAGGAACAGCTCAAAACCTTGCTCACAAATGCCGAAAAGGTAGCTTTTCTCCACGAATTGAAGGCCGATTATGTATCAAAAGCCGAACTCCAACAGCAGCATATATCCTATTTAGAAACCCAAAAGGCATTACAAGCCTATGCCCAAGCCCTTATCGACAACGAACCTTGTCCGCTTTGTGGGGCGGTGCATCATCCTGCTAAGTTAACTTCTGAGGAGGATTTTACCCTAAAAATTGCACAAGAGAAAAACCTACAAAAGCAATGGCAGCAACAGGCTGAAAAAATAGAGGCTATCAAAACCAAATGTTTGCATTGGGAAGAAAATATTGCTTCTTGGGTAGCCGAACGTACTAAATATTTGGCTCAATACAAAACAGTACAGGCTCAATTGCAAGAACACGAGCAGGGTTTTGTGTGGTCGGATTTTGCAAAAGATGATGAAGAGTCGGTTCAAAAAGCCTTTGATTTGGCCAAAAATCAAGCCGAACAAATTAAACAAATTGAGGAAAGTCTGGTAAGTAAAGACCAAGCTATTAATCTGGCACAGGTAGAACTGGAAGAAAAAATTATTGCTACTTTACAGAAAATTGCATTGGAAATAGCCAGTAAAGATACTGAGTTGAAAACGGCAGAACAACAAATAAAGCAGTTTGCCTTGGCCGATTTTGAGTATCAAACTAATGATGCCATAGAAACCCAAATCAAAAATGTATTGCTGAAATATGAGCAAATTTCAAAAGAGTTTGAAACCTTGCAAGTACAAATCCAACAGCAGCGAGACCAGCAACATATTTTGCAAGGCGAAATAACGGCTTTACAGAAAAATATTGCCCAACATCAAACTTCGCTCGATACGCTCGAACAGCAAATAACAGAGCAGTTACGAGCTTCGTCATTCTTGGATTTGGCAGAAGTACAAGCGGTACTAACACTCAATTTGGCTGTAGAACAAGAACAAGCGGCTATTGATACTTTCAAACTTGACCTAAATACCAACAGGACAAGGCTGCAAGAGTTGAAAGCCGAAACCCAAGGCTTGCGTTATGACGAGTCTATTCATACACAACTCCAACAAGAAATAGCCCTGCTTGGCGAAGAACTGAATGCTTTGCGAAAGGAAGAGGGAGGTTTAAGGAATTTGGTAGAAAAACTCAAAAAAGATCTAGCCGACCAAGCCGAATTGCTCAAACAAAAAGAGGCTTTAGAACTCCGCAAAGCCGATATTGATACCCTCGCAAAGTTGTTTAAAAGCTCAGGATTTGTCAGCTTTGTGTCGGCTATGTACCTACAAAACCTTTGTAATCAGGCCAATGTGCGTTTTAGCAAAATGACTCGTCAGCAGCTACAATTAGAGATATATGAGGTACGCCCCGCCGAATACGACTTCCAAGTACGTGATTTACTCAACGAAGGACGTACCAGAGCCGTTAAGACCCTTTCAGGAGGGCAAAAATTCCAGGTGGCTTTGTCGTTGGCTTTGGCCTTGGCCGACAATATTCATGCTCAGACGCAATCGCAACATAACTTTTTCTTTTTGGACGAAGGCTTTGGTTCGCTCGATAAAGATGCTTTGGTAGAGGTATTTGATACCCTAAAATCGCTTAGGAAAGAAAATAGAATAGTAGGTGTAATTTCGCACGTTGAAGATTTACAGCAGGAAATCGACCGCTATATTAATGTATATAATGACCCCGAACAGGGTAGCGTAATTCAAGTATATTAA
- a CDS encoding glycosyltransferase family 2 protein, whose translation MNRTIVLDIVHPCYNPHQGWEQELVHYFKIFVTKLPQEVAVNLYLVDDGSLRGVTKENINFLHENIPSFQYITYAQNRGKGFALRTAIAQTKGDLVIYTDADYPYRMENAWEMFRLLYQEKFDVVLGVRDEHYYSQLPFLRKVFSLSLRSMNHIFFPNMFVKDTQSGLKGFNQRGKEVFLKTQINSFLFDMEFVVLASRRKDLRLAKILVHVRDGISFSSMSWKTIRQELLSFLQVKRQ comes from the coding sequence GTGAATCGAACAATTGTATTGGATATAGTGCATCCTTGTTATAATCCCCATCAGGGTTGGGAACAAGAGCTGGTACACTATTTTAAAATCTTCGTGACTAAGTTACCCCAAGAGGTAGCGGTCAATCTCTATCTTGTCGATGATGGCTCACTTCGGGGAGTTACCAAGGAAAATATCAATTTCCTCCATGAAAACATACCCTCTTTCCAGTATATCACTTATGCCCAAAATCGTGGTAAAGGCTTTGCTCTGAGGACAGCCATTGCCCAAACCAAAGGCGATTTGGTGATTTATACCGATGCCGATTATCCGTATCGGATGGAAAATGCTTGGGAAATGTTTCGACTTTTGTACCAAGAAAAATTTGATGTGGTATTGGGTGTTCGTGACGAGCATTATTACAGCCAGTTACCTTTTTTGAGAAAAGTGTTTTCGCTATCGCTTCGAAGCATGAACCATATTTTCTTTCCTAATATGTTTGTGAAAGATACACAGTCGGGCTTAAAAGGATTTAACCAACGAGGGAAAGAAGTGTTTTTGAAAACTCAAATCAACTCTTTTCTTTTTGACATGGAATTTGTGGTATTGGCATCGAGAAGAAAAGATTTGCGTTTGGCCAAAATATTGGTGCATGTGCGTGATGGAATAAGTTTTTCGTCGATGAGCTGGAAAACTATTCGACAAGAACTACTAAGCTTTTTGCAGGTAAAAAGGCAATAA
- a CDS encoding glycosyltransferase family 2 protein, giving the protein MQNFSNISVTILTKNSASRLRQCLDALQGFDEVVILDNGSSDNTLAIAREYTNVQIYEHPFLGFGKMRNMSVSFCKNDWILWVDSDEVLDKALLDTVESLPLNPHQLYRFLRKQYYHGKYINGAGWGNDKVIRLFNKNSTSFNDKDVHEGLITSGLQVVDVLGVIHHYSYENATQLLAKMNHYSTLFAEQNQHLKQTHPIIAYLKKTFHFWNYFIIKKGFLYGYEGYLISYCNAQGAFFKYMKLYEMNQKEKA; this is encoded by the coding sequence ATGCAAAATTTTTCAAATATATCGGTCACTATTCTTACCAAAAATAGTGCGTCAAGACTTCGCCAGTGCCTAGACGCTCTGCAAGGATTTGACGAGGTTGTTATTTTAGACAACGGTTCTAGCGACAATACCCTCGCTATTGCTCGTGAGTATACCAATGTTCAGATTTATGAGCATCCTTTTTTGGGCTTTGGAAAAATGCGAAATATGTCGGTGAGCTTTTGTAAAAATGACTGGATTTTGTGGGTAGATTCCGATGAGGTTCTGGACAAAGCCTTGCTCGATACTGTCGAGTCGCTTCCATTAAATCCCCATCAATTGTATCGTTTTTTGCGAAAACAATATTATCATGGTAAGTATATCAACGGAGCAGGCTGGGGCAATGATAAGGTAATCCGATTATTCAATAAAAATAGTACTTCTTTCAACGACAAAGATGTACATGAAGGATTAATAACCAGCGGGTTACAGGTGGTAGATGTCTTGGGCGTAATTCATCATTATTCTTATGAAAATGCAACCCAGCTTTTGGCCAAAATGAACCACTATTCCACACTTTTTGCCGAACAAAACCAGCATCTCAAGCAAACACATCCTATTATTGCTTACCTGAAAAAAACTTTTCATTTTTGGAATTACTTCATTATCAAGAAAGGTTTTTTGTATGGTTATGAAGGTTATTTGATTTCATATTGTAATGCTCAAGGAGCTTTTTTCAAATACATGAAATTATATGAAATGAATCAGAAAGAAAAAGCCTAA
- a CDS encoding polysaccharide deacetylase family protein, with protein MFKAILTFDVEEFDVPLEYGQIIPLAEQIEVSTKGTLLLKALLEKYQVKSTIFCTGQYAQLQPELLRQLGENHEIASHGMYHSSFDPKVDLLKSKQLLSEITGQSIDGFRMARMMPVENQDILTAGYVYNASLNPTFLPGRYNHLDKPKVPFLQDNLWQIPATVSPTLRFPMFWLSFKNLPLGLYKIFSKNALNAYGAINLYFHPWEFTDLSQYDKIPNYVKKHSDQVLLQRLEEYILWLKSLGVEFITMKEYLQQVSKQ; from the coding sequence ATGTTCAAGGCAATATTAACTTTTGATGTAGAAGAATTTGATGTACCACTCGAATATGGACAAATTATTCCTCTGGCTGAACAAATAGAAGTTTCTACCAAAGGAACATTGTTGTTGAAGGCATTATTAGAAAAATACCAGGTAAAAAGTACTATTTTTTGTACAGGTCAATATGCTCAGTTACAGCCAGAGTTGTTGAGGCAATTGGGTGAAAATCATGAAATTGCATCGCATGGTATGTATCATAGTAGCTTTGACCCCAAAGTAGATTTGTTGAAGTCGAAGCAACTATTGTCCGAAATTACGGGTCAGTCGATAGATGGCTTTAGAATGGCCAGAATGATGCCCGTAGAAAATCAAGATATACTAACAGCAGGATACGTGTATAATGCCTCGTTGAATCCTACTTTTTTGCCAGGTCGTTATAATCACTTAGACAAACCCAAAGTGCCTTTTTTACAAGATAATTTATGGCAGATTCCCGCTACGGTATCGCCAACACTTCGGTTTCCGATGTTTTGGTTGAGTTTTAAAAATCTTCCATTGGGTTTGTATAAAATATTTTCTAAAAATGCCTTGAATGCCTACGGAGCTATTAATCTGTACTTTCACCCTTGGGAGTTTACCGATTTGTCGCAATATGATAAGATACCCAATTATGTAAAAAAGCATTCAGACCAAGTACTGCTACAACGTTTGGAAGAATATATTCTTTGGCTGAAAAGTTTGGGCGTAGAGTTTATTACCATGAAGGAATATCTTCAACAAGTTTCAAAACAATAA
- a CDS encoding ferredoxin: MFKLIHYRNRCIGCNACVEIAFQRWRMSKKDGKAVLLGATEKKGIYQITLSEDEFPENQQALEACPVKIIQIVA; this comes from the coding sequence ATGTTTAAGCTTATTCATTATCGTAATCGTTGTATTGGTTGCAACGCTTGCGTTGAAATAGCTTTTCAGCGTTGGCGAATGTCGAAAAAGGATGGAAAGGCTGTTTTATTAGGAGCTACTGAAAAGAAAGGGATTTACCAAATAACCCTTTCTGAAGACGAATTTCCTGAAAATCAACAAGCTTTGGAGGCTTGTCCCGTAAAGATTATTCAGATTGTGGCTTAA